One Amaranthus tricolor cultivar Red isolate AtriRed21 chromosome 10, ASM2621246v1, whole genome shotgun sequence genomic window carries:
- the LOC130825735 gene encoding 54S ribosomal protein L51, mitochondrial: MSLRGVWQLQKLVVSYCDWGGSSRGIRAFMETHLPTLKESNPQLEVVTELIRGQHPNLKGFYRNKNERVVCVKNMTPEEVLLHATRLRNALGRKVIKLKTRHVTKHPSVQGTWTTALKL; encoded by the exons ATGTCACTAAGAGGAGTATGGCAGCTTCAGAAACTCGTTGTAAGCTACTGTGATTGGGGTGGCAGTAGTCGCGGTATCAG GGCATTCATGGAAACACATTTGCCAACACTCAAGGAGAGCAACCCACAGCTAGAGGTGGTTACAGAACTCATTCGTGGACAGCATCCGAATCTTAAGGGTTTCTACC GGAACAAGAATGAACGAGTAGTTTGCGTAAAGAACATGACTCCAGAAGAAGTATTGCTGCATGCAACTAGGTTAAGGAATGCTTTGGGAAGGAAGGTGATAAAGTTGAAGACTAGACACGTCACGAAACACCCTAGTGTTCAAGGCACCT
- the LOC130825884 gene encoding thioredoxin-like 1-1, chloroplastic, whose protein sequence is MTMSKVVSKYSVFSSTISHHHNDHNKCRNFPMKFSVSVGKRGKLVGFSSLRSSFGGVRTVVDQNGSVWSHKRNPQSIHAKLGLSIGKSQRWWEKELQPNMKEITSAEDLVDSLLKAGDQLVVVDFYSPGCGGCKALHPKICKLAEMHPDVQFLQINYEEHKSMCYSLNVHVLPFFRFYRGADGRVCSFSCTNATIKKFKDALAKYNTVRCSPGPTKGLEEKELLALSANKDLSFTYTPKPEKAPTEQEVSIATDTKTGAEESHVPSNRKLLHSPFTANSSQDNEEKMLVTASR, encoded by the exons CATAACAAATGTAGAAATTTTCCCATGAAATTTTCTGTTTCTGTTGGTAAACGAGGAAAATTAGTTGGTTTTTCTTCTTTGAGGAGTAGTTTTGGTGGTGTTAGAACTGTTGTTGATCAAAATGGTAGCGTTTGGTCTCATAAGAGGAACCCTCAATCAATTCATGCTAAG TTGGGTCTTAGCATTGGCAAATCACAAAGATGGTGGGAGAAAGAACTTCAACCAAATATGAAAGAAATAACTTCTGCAGAAGACCTAGTGGATTCGTTACTAAAAGCAGGAGATCAGTTGGTAGTTGTTGATTTTTACTCGCCCGGATGTGGAGGCTGCAAGGCTCTTCATCCTAAG ATATGTAAGTTGGCGGAGATGCACCCTGATGTTCAGTTTCTTCAAATTAACTACGAGGAACACAAATCGATGTGTTATAGCCTTAATGTTCACGTTCTTCCTTTTTTCCGGTTCTACAGAGGTGCTGATGGTCGTGTTTGCAGTTTCAGCTGTACAAATGCCACG ATCAAGAAATTTAAAGATGCTTTGGCCAAGTATAACACAGTAAGATGCAGCCCTGGGCCAACAAAGGGGCTAGAGGAGAAAGAGCTCCTTGCTCTTTCTGCCAACAAAGACCTTTCGTTCACTTACACGCCAAAACCCGAGAAAGCACCCACCGAACAAGAAGTCTCTATTGCGACCGACACAAAAACTGGAGCAGAAGAATCCCACGTTCCTTCTAACAGGAAGCTTCTTCACTCTCCATTTACCGCAAATTCTTCTCAAGATAACGAAGAGAAAATGCTAGTGACTGCTAGTAGATGA